The DNA region ATTTGAGTCGATCTCACCACAAACTATTTTCGTGTCGGCAACTCCAGGCAATTACGAATTAGAAAAATCTGCAGATGAAATTGCCGATCAAGTCGTGCGCCCAACGGGTCTGCTTGATCCTGAATTAGAAGTTCGCCCAGTGGCAACTCAGGTTGATGACTTGTTGTCTGAGATTCGAATTAGAGCGGCGAAAGACGAGCGTGTTTTGGTAACTACACTAACCAAACGTATGGCAGAAGACTTAACGGAATACCTGCATGAGCATGATGTTCGAGTGCGTTACCTTCACTCAGACATCGATACTGTCGAGCGAGTCGAGATCATTCGAGATCTGCGTTTGGGTGAGTTTGATGTGCTGGTTGGGATCAACTTGTTACGAGAAGGTCTTGATATGCCAGAGGTATCACTGGTGGCGATTCTTGATGCGGATAAAGAGGGCTTCTTACGTTCAGAGCGTTCTTTGATTCAGACTATTGGCCGTGCGGCACGAAATATCGAAGGTCGAGCGATTTTGTATGCAGACTCGATTACAAAATCGATGAAAAAAGCAATGGATGAAACGGATCGTCGTCGTGAGAAACAGAAAGCTTACAACGCAGAGATGGGTATTGAGCCTCAGCCTCTGAAACGCAATATCAAAGACATCATGGAATTGGGTGATATTACTAAATCTAAGCGCCAGCGTAATACCAAGCAGGTACCATTATCTAAGGTGGCAGAACCTTCGCAGTCTTACGACGTGATGTCACCACAGCAATTGGAAAAAGAAATCAGTCGTTTAGAAGCTGCGATGTACCAACATGCTCAAGATCTTGAGTTTGAATTGGCCGCACAAAAACGCGATGAGATAGAGAAACTAAGAGCGCAGTTTATTGCCAATAGTTAACTCTTTAGGCCTACCAAAACCCGAGTGCATTTGTATTTGGGTTTTATATTTCCCCCAAAAAACAGACAAAAAAGAAGCCAATAGGCAGTCGGGTCTATTGGCTTGTTTTGTGAACATATCGTTCACTAACAACGTCAGTTGGCTAGGTGACCCGAGGGGTCATTAAACAAACAGCATGGTTTGTGCCATATTTTAACCTGTTGATATTCGGTTTAATTTGTTTAGAATACCCACAATCTAACGAATGTTTATTTGCAAAATGCAAAGCGTAATGCGATTATTATTTAAAACACAACAAAAAATCGGCTAGGCTATGCAACAAATAACAGAAGGTCAAAAGTCACGTTACCTATTAATGGTCGAAGATACCGCTTCCGTTGCGGCATTGTACCGTTCTTACCTAACGCCACTCGGCATTGATATCAATATTGTTGGAACAGGCAGAGATGCAATCGAAAGCCTGAATCACCGTATTCCGGATCTTATTCTTCTCGATCTTCGTCTGCCAGATATGACGGGGATGGACGTATTGCACGCGGTGAAGAAAAGTCACCCTGATGTGCCAATTATTTTCATGACTGCTCACGGTTCTATCGATACCGCGGTAGAGGCGATGCGTCATGGCTCTCAAGATTTCTTAATCAAACCCTGTGAGGCTGATCGGCTGCGCGTAACGGTAAATAACGCGATTCGCAAGGCAACGAAATTAAAGAATGAAGCCGACAACCCAGGCAATCAAAACTACCAAGGTTTCATCGGCAGTAGCCAGACCATGCAGCAGGTTTACCGCACAATTGACTCGGCAGCGAGTAGTAAAGCCAGTATCTTCATTACTGGTGAAAGTGGTACTGGTAAAGAGGTGTGTGCCGAGGCGATTCACGCAGCAAGTAAACGTGGCGATAAGCCGTTTATTGCGATCAACTGTGCTGCTATCCCGAAAGATCTGATCGAAAGTGAGTTGTTTGGCCACGTTAAAGGTGCGTTTACCGGAGCGGCAAATGACCGTCAAGGTGCAGCTGAACTGGCTGACGGCGGGACGTTGTTCCTTGATGAACTATGTGAAATGGACTTGGATTTACAAACCAAGTTATTGCGTTTCATCCAGACGGGTACGTTCCAAAAAGTAGGCTCTTCTAAGATGAAGAGTGTGGATGTTCGCTTTGTGTGTGCGACTAACCGCGACCCGTGGAAAGAAGTACAAGAAGGCCGTTTTCGTGAAGACTTGTATTACCGCCTTTACGTGATTCCTTTACATTTGCCGCCACTACGCGAACGTGGTGAAGACGTGATCGAAATTGCGTATTCTTTGCTGGGTTATATGTCTCACGAGGAAGGCAAGAGTTTTATTCGTTTTGCACAAGATGTGATTGAACGTTTCAACAGTTACGAATGGCCGGGTAACGTTCGTCAGTTGCAAAACGTGTTGCGTAATATCGTGGTACTGAACAACGGCAAAGAAATTACTCTGGACATGCTGCCACCACCACTGAATCAACCGGTGGTTCGTCAATCGATTTCAAAATTTATTGAACCTGAAATCATGACGGTGTCAGACATTATGCCGCTTTGGATGACTGAAAAAATGGCCATCGAGCAGGCGATTCAGGCGTGTGATGGCAATATTCCACGCGCTGCGGGTTACTTAGATGTCAGCCCTTCAACCATATATCGCAAGTTGCAAGCTTGGAATAATAGGGAAGAAAAACAAAACGTATGAGCATGGATGTATTGAATCAGCAAAAAATCGACGAATTGGCCGCGGAAATTGGCCTAGATAACGTTCCTATTTTGCTGGATATTTTCCTCGGAGAAATGGATGTCTATATCACCAACTTGTCGCAATACCAAGGCAGTGAGCAACTGATCTATCTAAAGGAAATCAGTCATGCTTTAAAAAGCAGTGCCGCCAGTTTTGGGGCTGATCGCTTGTGTGATTTGGCCGTAGCGATTGATAAGAAAGCCAAATCGGGTGAGTTAGTAGAAGGGGGGGAGACATTACTTCGATGTTAGACTTGCTTCACATTACTCGTGATGAGTATCGTTTATGGACGCAGTAGCCCTGTATTAAACCTTATAAAAACAAAGCCCTTCACGTCGGTGAAGGGCTTTGTCATTTTATACGCTCAGGTGCCTCAATTGTAGGCCACTTCTTGTGTTATTTTGCAACCAGTTGGTTTTCAATCGCTAACTTAAGTTTGTCACGATCATGACGCCAGTCGCGGTTGGTAGACGCTAATGACTCGGTGACCACATTCCAGTTATCCAGAACCTCTTGATCGGTTTCCTCTGCAAGTACGACATCAATCTGTCTGCCTTGGCATGCTCGCTCACACCATTCCAGCTTTTGTTTCATCGTCATGCGACCCGCTGGACCATATTCTGGACTAAGGTTAGCCACAAAAATGACTTTTGCTTTTTGGTTCGCTGCGATTGCTTTCCCCAATTCAGGTAAGAGTAGCGGTGGCATGATACTCGTTAGGAAGCTACCAGGGCCGAGGATGATGGCGTCAGCTTCTGCAAGAGCGGTTACCGCCTCTTTTGTTGCTGGCACTTCTGGTGAAAGGTCTAATCGGCGAAGATCTTTATCCATTTCATCCACATTAGTTTCACCTGTCACCCATTGCCCATCTACAGACAAAGCGGTGAGGTCGGAAGGATGTTCAGACATAGGAAGAATGTTGACATCGACTTTCAACATATTGCGAATCAGATTGATCGCGTCTAAAGGGCGGACGGAGAGGTTATCCAATGCCGTGAGCATCAGGTTCCCCAAGTTGTGGCCATCTAATTCACCAGTCCCTTTAAAGCGGTACTCAAACATCATCGAGCTGATCGATGGCTCCGTGATCAACTGGTTGATACAGTTTCGTGTATCGCCCCAAGCTATTCCGCCTTGACAATGGCGGATACGGCCAGTTGATCCGCCGTTGTCAGTGGTTGCCACAATGCCCGTTGCATTGCTGCCAAAATCATTAAGTGCGGCCAGCATTCGACCTAAACCGTGACCACCGCCAACTGCGACCACTTTCTTATTGGTGTAGATATTCATTACGTTCTTCTAATAATCTTGTAAAAAGCGACTACAATTTATCTTAATGAGTGTCTTAACAGTACTCACTTAGCGGTAAATTGTGTTTCTAGAGAGTTTTTTATCACTCTGCTCTGGATTCCATTACAAATTTTAAGTATTTTACACGGCAAAGCTATCAGGGGCTTTCCTCTGGTTGCCATAACTCCGAGCTCACTATGCTAAGTCTAAGGATAGGCGTTTTGAGCCAGTGACATACTGTCACAAGGGCATAATTGGAAATGATTATGCCTCCCGTGTTTGGAAAGGTGTTCCGTGGCGCAACAATTCGAAGACAAATTTCATCGTAAGTTCTATTACTTGCGTCTGTCTGTGACCGACGTTTGTAATTTTAAATGTACCTATTGCCTTCCTGACGGCTACAAGCCATCGGGCAATAAAAACTCGTCTTTTTTATCTCTTCCAGAGATCAATCGTGTCGTAAGAGCGTTTGCAGATTGTGGTACCTCAAAGGTACGCATCACTGGTGGTGAGCCGAGTTTACGCAAAGACTTTACTGACATTATCCACTCTGTCGCAACCACGCCGGGTATCAAAAAAGTCGCAACAACGACAAACGGTTACCGCATGGCGAAGCACGTTGCTGACTGGCGTGAAGCTGGCTTGACCAACATCAACGTAAGCGTGGATAGTTTAGACCCTCGTATGTTCCATCAAATCACGGGTGAAAATAAGTTCACTGAAGTGATGAATGGTATCGAACGTGCGTTTGAAGTGGGTTATGAGCAAGTCAAAGTTAACGTGGTACTGATGAAAGACCTCAACCACAACGAACTGCCTGCATTCCTTAACTGGATTAAAGATCGTCCAATTCAACTGCGTTTTATCGAATTAATGCAGACAGGTGAAATGGATGATTTGTTTGCGAAACACCATGTTTCTGGTGTTGCTATTCGAAATCAATTAATTGCTAACGGTTGGTTACTCAAAGTTCGTTCTCATAATGATGGCCCTGCGCAAGTGTTTGTTCATCCAGACTACAAGGGCGAAATCGGCCTTATCATGCCTTATGAAAAAGACTTCTGTGAGAGCTGTAACCGACTTCGCGTCTCTGCTAAAGGTAAACTGCATCTGTGTCTGTTCGGCGATCATGGCGTAGAGTTACGGGACCTATTAGAACGTGATGACCAAGAAAATGAATTGATTGAGCGTATTCAAGCCCAGCTGCAAACAAAATCGGTCAGTCACTTCTTGCATGACGGC from Vibrio hyugaensis includes:
- the luxO gene encoding quorum-sensing sigma-54 dependent transcriptional regulator LuxO encodes the protein MQQITEGQKSRYLLMVEDTASVAALYRSYLTPLGIDINIVGTGRDAIESLNHRIPDLILLDLRLPDMTGMDVLHAVKKSHPDVPIIFMTAHGSIDTAVEAMRHGSQDFLIKPCEADRLRVTVNNAIRKATKLKNEADNPGNQNYQGFIGSSQTMQQVYRTIDSAASSKASIFITGESGTGKEVCAEAIHAASKRGDKPFIAINCAAIPKDLIESELFGHVKGAFTGAANDRQGAAELADGGTLFLDELCEMDLDLQTKLLRFIQTGTFQKVGSSKMKSVDVRFVCATNRDPWKEVQEGRFREDLYYRLYVIPLHLPPLRERGEDVIEIAYSLLGYMSHEEGKSFIRFAQDVIERFNSYEWPGNVRQLQNVLRNIVVLNNGKEITLDMLPPPLNQPVVRQSISKFIEPEIMTVSDIMPLWMTEKMAIEQAIQACDGNIPRAAGYLDVSPSTIYRKLQAWNNREEKQNV
- a CDS encoding YvcK family protein produces the protein MNIYTNKKVVAVGGGHGLGRMLAALNDFGSNATGIVATTDNGGSTGRIRHCQGGIAWGDTRNCINQLITEPSISSMMFEYRFKGTGELDGHNLGNLMLTALDNLSVRPLDAINLIRNMLKVDVNILPMSEHPSDLTALSVDGQWVTGETNVDEMDKDLRRLDLSPEVPATKEAVTALAEADAIILGPGSFLTSIMPPLLLPELGKAIAANQKAKVIFVANLSPEYGPAGRMTMKQKLEWCERACQGRQIDVVLAEETDQEVLDNWNVVTESLASTNRDWRHDRDKLKLAIENQLVAK
- the moaA gene encoding GTP 3',8-cyclase MoaA, with translation MAQQFEDKFHRKFYYLRLSVTDVCNFKCTYCLPDGYKPSGNKNSSFLSLPEINRVVRAFADCGTSKVRITGGEPSLRKDFTDIIHSVATTPGIKKVATTTNGYRMAKHVADWREAGLTNINVSVDSLDPRMFHQITGENKFTEVMNGIERAFEVGYEQVKVNVVLMKDLNHNELPAFLNWIKDRPIQLRFIELMQTGEMDDLFAKHHVSGVAIRNQLIANGWLLKVRSHNDGPAQVFVHPDYKGEIGLIMPYEKDFCESCNRLRVSAKGKLHLCLFGDHGVELRDLLERDDQENELIERIQAQLQTKSVSHFLHDGNTGMTPHLASIGG